Part of the Pseudoliparis swirei isolate HS2019 ecotype Mariana Trench chromosome 18, NWPU_hadal_v1, whole genome shotgun sequence genome is shown below.
TCAATAGTACTCAAAGTCAAAGCCATTATACATTTTCTTTACTGCACTAACTATTCGAGATGTCTTGTGTATCATTTTACTCTCTGTAAAATGATATTTGgcaacatatacactaccgttcaaaagtttggggtcacccagacaatttcgtgtcttccatgaaaactcacacttttatttatcaaatgaattgaacatttcatagaacatatagtcaagacattaacaaggttagaaataatgattaatatttgaagtattaattttgttctacaaacttcaagctcaaaggaagtccagttatagcttatcaccagcataactgttttcagctgtgctagcataattgcacgggttttctaatcagatattagtcttctaaggcgattagcaaacacaatgtaccattagaacactggagtgatcgttgctgtaaatgggcctctatacacctatggagatatttcattagaaaccagacacttccaccttgaatattaatttaccacattaacaatgtatagagtgtatttttgattaatttaatgttatctttattgaataaacagtgcttttctttgaaaaataaagacatttctaagtaaccccaaacttttgaacggtagtgtatatctagaATTAAAACAAAATTGAATCATATTTGGCTGCACAGCATAATTGCTTCTTATAGCCCACATTCAATACAAAACCGACATGACTTTCACCTGGCAGGGTATCTGGAGGCGAGTTGTTTGACAGGATTGTGGAGAAAGGTTtctacacagagagagatgccAGCCAACTCATCCACCAGATCTTGGATGCAGTCAAATATCTCCACGATATGGGAATCGTTCACAGAGACTTGAAGGTATCGTTGCTCAGGGAAGGCAGAAATTAAACAGCTCGATCTGGCTTGCAGTTGATGCTTTTCTTCCCGTTTCTCTTACCCTCCTTTTTGATAATTCGTCTTGTCGTCTGCAGCCAGAGAATCTGCTGTATTACAGTATGGACGAAGACTCAAAATCATGATCAGTGACTTTGGACTGTCAAAGATTGAGGGAGCAGGCAGTGTCATGTCCACAGCCTGCGGAACTCCTGGATATGTGGGTAAGGCCTTTATTTCACTGGTCTGCCGGACTCTCCTCACCGCCCCCGATCTCTTTCCTGGGAACTTAGTGCTTGATGTTCAACTGATATACCCTCTGTAGTCATTGCGCTGCGATAAGCTCTTTCATCCACTACTGAGGCAATTGCAAGTGTTTCACAAGTGCTCTCCACCTGTTTAATGTGACCTAGATCACATGCTATTACAAAGAGGTCAAGATTACTTGAATTCAGCACCCCTTCAGCTCTATTTTCCACTTTTCCTGACTGTGGGTTGTGCGTGTGTTTCACAGCTCCTGAGGTGCTCGCTCAGAAGCCGTACAGCAAAGCAGTGGACTGCTGGTCCATAGGAGTTATTTCTTATATTCTGTAAGTATGAGCTCATACCTCAATGTCAAGTCAGGACTAGTATTTCATATGTTCCAATATCGCTCCCTCAGGTTATGTGGATACCCTCCGTTCTACGATGAAAACGACTCCAAGTTATTCGAGCAGATTCTGAAAGCAGAGTATGAATTTGACTCTCCGTATTGGGATGACATCTCAGACTCAGGTACTACCGATTACACAAAACATGTACAGCAGATCCAACAGTGAGAACTAACATGTCAGAGTTGACTTACACCATGaacattatttttgtttgtagcCAAAGATTTCATCTGTCACCTCATGGAGAAAGAGTCAATGAAGAGATATACATGTGACCAGGCCCTCCTGCACCCATGGTAAGAAAGTCAAAAtacttctatctatctatatctatctatttgGCAATTAGTTAATTGACGGAACTGACCAATTTAaccattttaatgtatcaagcATTCTTTCGCTTTAAGATGCTTTCTATGATTGTAAATTGATACTCTTTGAGATTTGGACTGCTGGTCGAAACACCAAAACAAGCATCATAAATACGTCACGTTGGGTTCTTGAAAATGATAATGGCAAGTTTCCACTATTTTAACAGTCAAAATGAATAactaaaaaagagagagacattaatcaatacattcaaaaaagaATCAATAGTAGGGCTGTATTTTCTTCATTATTGAATCATCTGTTCATTATTTTCTCGATCAATTGATTAATCTCTTTGTCTATTTTCCAGAGACAGAAGTGACACATTCAAATATCATGTGTTTATCCAACCAACAGTGATATTCAGTTTACTATGTCAGTGGTTCAAGTGTGTGCTAGGGAGCCCCAGCAAAAGGGGAATAATTCATTGTCCCTATAATTCCACCATAACACAATAGCAGACAGAATATAAGACAATGTAGGTCATGGGTTTCATAGACTCTGTATTAACACATCTAAAAGAGTGTCTAATTTGTGTTAGTTTGAGAACCATCATATACTGTATCCGTGACAAAGAAAAGTATAACATCTTTAGAGATGCTGGGACGAGCTAAAGTTTGGCATTTTGCTTAAAAGAAATACTGGAACAATTAATCAATTTTCAAAATATTTGCTGATTAATTTTCTGTCAATCTACTAATTGACAAATAATAAAGCGAATACGTTTCAGCCCGGTGCCACTCCTCCCTTTATATTCGGTAATTCTTGTTGACTTTTCAGGATCTGCGGAGACACAGCTCTGGACAAGAATATCCACGAATCTGTCAGCGCTCAAATCAAGAAGAACTTTGCCAAAAGTAAATGGAAGGTCAGTGTCGTGGAGGAATCCTCATGCAGCCTACTCAACGAGCAGTATTGAGACTAGCAGATGCACATTTTGTTTCTCACTCAGTCGCTGTCAGTCACAGGCCGgtttttccttcctctctctctgcctgtgtaGCAAGCATTTAATGCCACAGCAGTGGTGCGCCACATGCGGAAGTTGCAGCTGGGTACTAGTCTCGAGGGACCGAGTCAGATTACTCCCACCAGTCCCTGCCATGGACATCTGctcccagaggaggaggaggaggaggaggaggaagacgatctggggaatggggaggaggagagctgtaAGATATCAGTGAAAGAACAAACACTCTCAGTCTATTTCAGATGTCTGGCTCTCTATAAATACATCATGACACACTATGTAGTTAAAGGGTTCACGATGTCATGGATATTGTGATACattgtatatttacagtattttaaCCATCTTGCGGTCAACTTTGCAATTATATAATTATCTTGAACAAGTACCTTTCTCATCTCTACCAACTATCCCATATGACGCAAATGCAGAATTAGGAAAAGGAGGATGTAGGTTTCGCTGGTCGAAGACAAATGTAGAGCGTAAAGGAAGACATCTTCCTCAGGCATCTGACATCCAACTTTAAACCTTAGATAGGAGAGAAGTGGAAAAAATGACTTCTGTCAAATtagagtttattttgaaaagctttAGGTGGCTCCTGCTGCTCGGTCAGATCGTTTTCCAGGTGTCAAATTTCTCGACAAAGGAGGTGGTGAGTGCAAAGTTATGATGATTCATATTCAGAATGCCCATTATTGTGAGAATAGGACTCTATTGAAGAATACCGGAACATCCCTTTTACTTCACATGATCCCTTGTTTTGCTCTAATCACCAGTGTCCCACTACGAGGACGGCCGCCGCGGAAGCACCGAGGGCAGCACTGACCGGGACAGCCTGAGAAGCTGCACCTACTGCTGCCGGCCCGCTAGTCGCGTTTGAGCCCCTCCCGTTGTCACGGTGACATTGTCTCCCTGGAGCACCCAGAGCCCGCCTGCCCAGTCTAGACAGGAATGCAGAGTAGTTATCAGGGTACATCCTTAGCGAGCAGGTCACTGTCACAGTGTGGAGAAACATactgtgagccccccccccccccccccataaagaaaaaacacatcctGACTCAAGACCCACAAgattttacttttttcttttgcagGACTGAATGCAACGC
Proteins encoded:
- the camk1a gene encoding LOW QUALITY PROTEIN: calcium/calmodulin-dependent protein kinase type 1 (The sequence of the model RefSeq protein was modified relative to this genomic sequence to represent the inferred CDS: inserted 1 base in 1 codon): MPLGEDGNGWKKKTSDIKEHYDFKEVLGTGAFSEVVLAEEKRTQRLVAIKCIPKKALEGKENNIENEIAVLHRIKHPNIITLEDIFESTSHLYLVMQLVSGGELFDRIVEKGFYTERDASQLIHQILDAVKYLHDMGIVHRDLKPENLLYYSMDEDXKIMISDFGLSKIEGAGSVMSTACGTPGYVAPEVLAQKPYSKAVDCWSIGVISYILLCGYPPFYDENDSKLFEQILKAEYEFDSPYWDDISDSAKDFICHLMEKESMKRYTCDQALLHPWICGDTALDKNIHESVSAQIKKNFAKSKWKQAFNATAVVRHMRKLQLGTSLEGPSQITPTSPCHGHLLPEEEEEEEEEDDLGNGEEESLSHYEDGRRGSTEGSTDRDSLRSCTYCCRPASRV